From Priestia filamentosa, a single genomic window includes:
- a CDS encoding MerR family transcriptional regulator, protein MGLYIKEAAKKVGLPTHTLRYYEQEGLLPFLKRDENGNRVFEESDLSWLELIICLRKTDIVLSKLREIVELTTEGDWTIPQRKKILEEHKEKMFEKQRQLDQAFAKIDHKLHYYDELEENAKNKL, encoded by the coding sequence ATGGGACTTTATATAAAAGAAGCAGCCAAAAAAGTCGGATTGCCAACACATACACTACGCTATTACGAACAAGAAGGACTTCTTCCTTTTTTAAAACGAGATGAAAATGGAAATCGCGTTTTTGAGGAAAGCGACTTGTCTTGGTTAGAACTGATTATCTGTTTACGAAAAACAGATATTGTTCTTTCTAAGCTGCGTGAGATTGTGGAACTAACAACAGAAGGCGATTGGACGATTCCACAGCGAAAGAAAATTCTCGAAGAGCACAAAGAGAAAATGTTTGAAAAACAAAGGCAGTTAGATCAGGCTTTTGCTAAAATTGATCATAAGCTCCACTACTATGATGAGTTAGAAGAAAACGCTAAAAATAAATTGTAA
- a CDS encoding DHA2 family efflux MFS transporter permease subunit — protein sequence MTNSEKMSGQSKLILFILILGNFLCLISETVMNVALPKIISEFHVPTSSAQWLTTGYMLIIGISVPVSAFLIQRFTLRQLFMTAMSLYVVGSLMAFMTPLFSILLIGRMIQALGTGLVLPLVMSTMLTLVPVHKRGTVMGVFQVAILFAPAIGPVLSGIAIQYYSWRIIFLGLLIAAVLILLFAAFKLKNVLETSRPKIHIPSVVLSTLGFGGVVYGFSVAGEGSGWGNPSVWITLAIGIIALAIFVRKQTKMTSPMISMTPFTSSIFSRGILLMFLVMMIQFSMMLILPLYFQTAASLSPLQTGFLMLPGGITLAFTAMIGGRLFDKIGFKPLLVVGLILLIIMLSLFTRISSDTTTTEATILYAFFTIGVGLSVGPAMTLALNQVPKELHAHGSAISNTINQVSGAIGPALYTSIMTMGSQRFIEGAEGGDQSLLEVQGMTEGVHIVYYTALGFAALAFVLALTLKRKDQQLQKS from the coding sequence ATGACAAACAGCGAAAAAATGAGCGGACAAAGTAAGCTTATTCTCTTCATCTTAATTCTAGGAAACTTTTTATGTTTAATTAGCGAAACGGTCATGAATGTGGCTTTACCAAAAATTATTTCAGAGTTTCACGTTCCTACAAGTTCTGCTCAGTGGCTCACAACTGGATATATGCTCATTATTGGCATATCTGTCCCTGTATCTGCCTTTTTAATTCAACGATTTACACTTAGACAGTTATTTATGACAGCGATGAGCTTATATGTAGTAGGGTCCTTGATGGCCTTTATGACACCGCTTTTTTCTATATTGTTAATAGGAAGAATGATTCAAGCCTTGGGCACAGGTCTTGTTTTACCTTTAGTGATGAGTACGATGTTAACGCTTGTGCCTGTACATAAACGAGGGACAGTAATGGGTGTTTTCCAAGTTGCTATCTTATTTGCTCCTGCTATTGGACCTGTCCTTTCAGGGATAGCCATTCAATACTATTCATGGCGAATTATCTTTTTAGGTCTTTTGATTGCAGCAGTTCTTATTTTATTATTTGCCGCTTTTAAATTAAAAAACGTATTAGAAACCTCAAGACCAAAGATTCATATTCCATCTGTGGTGCTTTCAACGCTAGGTTTTGGCGGAGTTGTTTATGGCTTTAGTGTAGCTGGTGAAGGTTCTGGGTGGGGGAATCCATCAGTATGGATTACACTTGCAATTGGCATTATTGCTCTTGCTATCTTTGTGAGAAAACAAACAAAAATGACCTCACCAATGATTAGCATGACACCCTTTACATCATCTATTTTCTCAAGAGGCATTCTTTTAATGTTTCTCGTTATGATGATTCAGTTTTCTATGATGCTTATTTTACCTCTTTATTTTCAAACAGCAGCATCATTGTCTCCACTCCAAACAGGCTTTCTTATGCTGCCAGGTGGAATTACGCTTGCTTTTACAGCCATGATTGGAGGAAGATTATTCGATAAAATAGGCTTCAAGCCTCTTCTTGTTGTAGGTCTTATTCTTCTTATCATCATGCTAAGCTTATTTACGAGAATTTCGAGTGATACAACAACCACTGAAGCAACGATTTTATATGCTTTCTTTACGATTGGCGTAGGTCTAAGCGTAGGACCTGCCATGACGCTCGCTCTCAATCAAGTTCCAAAAGAACTGCATGCGCATGGTTCAGCGATTTCAAATACAATTAACCAAGTTTCAGGTGCAATTGGTCCAGCTCTTTATACAAGTATTATGACAATGGGGTCACAAAGATTTATAGAAGGTGCAGAGGGAGGGGACCAATCTCTTCTTGAAGTACAAGGGATGACAGAAGGCGTGCATATCGTCTATTATACAGCTTTAGGTTTTGCAGCTCTCGCTTTCGTATTGGCGTTAACGCTAAAGCGGAAAGATCAACAACTTCAGAAGAGCTAA
- a CDS encoding AraC family transcriptional regulator has protein sequence MKIKIENLPNYHIAYVRQVGPYGPQNAQTMGKLKNWAKDNNLLHEKAIILGIAQDHPDTTPPEKCRYDACLVISNNYEIDEAVSKSELPGGKYAIYKVKHTAEDIQQAWDEIFTELLNSGYQIDDRSIFERYSIELVEQDYCEICVPVK, from the coding sequence ATGAAGATTAAGATTGAAAATTTACCAAACTATCACATTGCATACGTAAGACAAGTTGGTCCATATGGTCCTCAGAATGCTCAAACAATGGGGAAATTAAAAAACTGGGCTAAAGACAATAATCTACTTCATGAGAAGGCGATAATACTTGGAATTGCGCAGGATCATCCCGACACAACTCCTCCTGAAAAATGTCGCTATGATGCTTGTCTTGTCATTTCAAACAATTACGAGATTGATGAGGCTGTGAGTAAAAGTGAACTACCTGGTGGGAAATATGCGATCTATAAAGTGAAACATACAGCAGAAGACATTCAACAAGCATGGGATGAAATTTTTACTGAATTGCTAAACAGCGGCTATCAAATTGATGATAGGTCCATTTTTGAAAGATATAGCATTGAACTAGTTGAACAAGATTATTGTGAAATTTGTGTTCCAGTAAAATAA
- a CDS encoding thioredoxin family protein, whose amino-acid sequence MKTEQQYFEEGKTLQTYMEEMSTLKEESFSVYNAFQLPQDEFAEQLKTQNLHFLIITEDWCGDAMMINPVIRKIAEAADVEVRVALRDQDTNLIDRHLTNGGRAIPMVLILNNEGELIGKWGPRAPKVQEIVNEVRSALPPKEDPSFPEKQKEVIKSLQKRYMNESVLWSYVYESFKETVLNTGK is encoded by the coding sequence ATGAAAACAGAACAACAGTATTTTGAAGAAGGAAAAACACTTCAAACATATATGGAGGAAATGAGTACATTAAAAGAAGAAAGCTTTTCTGTATATAATGCGTTTCAGCTTCCTCAAGATGAGTTTGCAGAGCAGCTAAAAACACAAAATCTTCATTTCTTAATTATTACAGAAGATTGGTGTGGAGACGCAATGATGATTAATCCCGTGATTCGAAAAATAGCGGAAGCGGCAGATGTAGAAGTGCGCGTTGCTTTACGTGATCAAGATACGAATTTGATTGACCGCCATCTCACAAATGGAGGACGTGCCATTCCGATGGTGCTCATTCTTAACAACGAAGGGGAGCTAATTGGAAAATGGGGACCACGCGCGCCAAAAGTGCAAGAAATAGTCAACGAAGTGCGCTCAGCTCTTCCACCAAAAGAAGATCCTTCTTTCCCAGAAAAGCAAAAAGAAGTGATAAAATCTTTACAAAAACGCTATATGAACGAGTCTGTTTTATGGTCATATGTTTATGAAAGTTTTAAAGAAACAGTATTAAATACAGGAAAGTAA